Proteins encoded within one genomic window of Polaribacter sp. NJDZ03:
- a CDS encoding prephenate dehydrogenase → MKNIYMIGIGLIGGSFAIDIKKNNPDVVIHGISRKDETLNKALELNLIDKKATLDDIENADLVIVSIPVDATVKLLPTILDKISDDGLVIDAGSTKEAICKVVEHHPKRRNFLACHPIAGTENSGPTAAISGLYVGKTNIICEVEKTTFKLQEKALKLFMDIGMRIRYMDPVSHDKHIAYVSHLSHISSFMLGKTVIDKAKNERDIFDMAGSGFASTVRLAKSSPAMWTPIFKQNKENVIETLEAYINNLQQFKELMQKDDFSEIFNEMENTNHIKQILNGIK, encoded by the coding sequence ATGAAAAATATATACATGATTGGTATTGGATTAATTGGCGGTAGTTTTGCTATCGACATTAAAAAAAACAATCCAGATGTTGTAATTCACGGAATTAGTAGAAAAGATGAAACCTTAAATAAGGCTTTAGAATTAAACCTAATAGACAAGAAAGCAACTTTAGACGATATCGAAAATGCAGACTTGGTAATTGTATCTATTCCGGTAGATGCAACCGTAAAATTATTACCTACTATTTTAGATAAAATATCTGATGATGGTTTGGTAATTGATGCCGGATCTACAAAAGAAGCAATTTGTAAAGTAGTTGAACATCATCCAAAAAGAAGAAATTTTTTAGCATGTCATCCAATTGCAGGAACAGAAAATTCTGGACCAACAGCAGCTATATCCGGCTTGTATGTTGGAAAAACCAATATTATCTGCGAAGTAGAAAAGACAACTTTTAAGCTTCAAGAAAAAGCATTAAAGCTTTTTATGGATATTGGAATGCGTATTCGTTACATGGACCCCGTTTCTCATGACAAGCATATTGCGTATGTTTCGCACTTGTCTCACATAAGTTCATTTATGTTAGGTAAAACGGTTATTGATAAAGCTAAAAATGAACGCGATATTTTTGATATGGCAGGTTCAGGATTTGCCTCCACAGTTCGTTTGGCAAAAAGTAGTCCAGCAATGTGGACACCAATTTTTAAACAAAATAAAGAAAACGTAATAGAAACGTTAGAAGCATACATTAACAATTTACAACAGTTTAAAGAGTTGATGCAAAAAGATGATTTCTCTGAGATTTTTAACGAAATGGAGAATACAAATCACATAAAACAAATTTTAAACGGCATAAAATAA
- a CDS encoding bifunctional 3-deoxy-7-phosphoheptulonate synthase/chorismate mutase type II produces MENTKELRTWLDDMKLNHPLVIAGPCSAETEEQVLKIAHELKDSDVSYFRAGIWKPRTRPGMFEGVGEIGLHWLKKVKEETGMKTCTEVANAAHVKLALEHDVDLLWIGARSTVSPFIMQEIADALAGTDKIVLVKNPVNPDLALWLGGIERLYTAGIKNLGAIHRGFSTYEKSKYRNTPEWQLAIEFQNKFPDLPLINDPSHITGKRDMIFDVCQTALDLNFDGLMIETHFDPENAWSDAAQQVTPAALKQIMVDLKVKKQTETAVSYREPLENLRAQINVVDDQLIDLLGKRMQVADKIGQLKKDQNVAVLQSRRWNEILGNMVLEGSSKGLSEEFVLKMFKAIHQESIVHQEKIING; encoded by the coding sequence ATGGAGAATACTAAAGAATTAAGAACATGGTTGGACGATATGAAATTAAATCATCCACTAGTAATAGCAGGGCCTTGTAGTGCAGAAACCGAAGAACAGGTTTTAAAAATTGCACACGAACTAAAAGATTCTGATGTAAGCTATTTTAGAGCAGGAATATGGAAACCAAGAACAAGACCAGGAATGTTTGAAGGTGTTGGTGAAATTGGTTTACACTGGTTAAAGAAAGTAAAAGAAGAAACAGGTATGAAAACCTGTACAGAAGTTGCAAATGCAGCGCATGTAAAGTTAGCTTTAGAGCACGATGTAGATTTATTATGGATTGGTGCACGTTCTACAGTATCACCATTTATTATGCAAGAAATTGCAGATGCTTTGGCAGGTACAGATAAAATTGTATTGGTAAAAAATCCAGTAAATCCAGATTTAGCTTTATGGTTAGGTGGTATCGAAAGATTATATACTGCAGGAATCAAAAACTTAGGAGCAATCCATAGAGGGTTTTCAACATACGAAAAATCTAAATATAGAAATACTCCAGAATGGCAATTAGCTATTGAGTTTCAGAATAAATTTCCAGACTTACCATTAATCAACGATCCATCTCATATTACAGGTAAGAGAGACATGATTTTTGATGTTTGCCAAACTGCATTAGATTTAAACTTTGATGGTTTAATGATAGAAACTCACTTTGACCCAGAAAATGCTTGGTCAGATGCTGCACAACAAGTTACTCCTGCTGCTTTAAAGCAAATAATGGTAGACTTAAAAGTGAAGAAACAAACTGAAACTGCTGTAAGTTACAGAGAGCCTTTAGAGAACTTAAGAGCTCAAATTAACGTGGTAGACGATCAATTAATAGATTTATTAGGTAAAAGAATGCAAGTTGCCGATAAAATTGGTCAATTAAAGAAAGATCAAAACGTAGCCGTTTTACAATCACGTCGTTGGAACGAGATTTTAGGAAACATGGTTTTAGAAGGTAGTAGTAAAGGTTTAAGTGAAGAATTTGTTTTAAAAATGTTTAAAGCAATTCACCAAGAATCTATCGTACATCAAGAAAAAATTATCAACGGATAA
- the rsgA gene encoding ribosome small subunit-dependent GTPase A gives MKGIVYKSTGSWYQVKADNGEFYKCRIKGKFRIKDIKSTNPIAVGDKVVFDLEKKNDEETGVIKKILDRDNYIVRKSVNLSKQIHIIASNIDQVFLLITINNPPTFATFIDRFLVATRAYRIDTILVFNKIDSYQLEERAEILYLKDIYEAIGYRCVEVSATQNINIDTIKELMTGKTSMFVGHSGVGKSTLVNAIEPTLNLKTKEISDQHNQGKHTTTFAEMFDLGFDARIIDTPGIKGFGVVDIDKYELGDYFPEFFALKQDCKFNNCIHTKEPQCAVKEALEEERVSWSRYKSYLQILSGDEEKEHFRTDVWNEEDNEE, from the coding sequence ATGAAAGGAATCGTATATAAATCTACAGGAAGTTGGTATCAAGTAAAAGCTGATAACGGAGAGTTTTACAAATGTAGAATCAAAGGGAAATTCAGAATTAAAGACATCAAAAGTACCAACCCAATTGCGGTTGGTGATAAAGTTGTGTTCGATTTAGAAAAAAAGAATGATGAAGAAACAGGTGTTATCAAAAAGATTTTAGACAGAGATAATTATATTGTCAGAAAATCTGTAAACCTATCTAAGCAAATACATATTATTGCGTCTAATATAGACCAAGTTTTCTTATTGATAACCATTAATAATCCGCCTACATTTGCCACTTTTATAGATCGTTTTTTAGTAGCAACTAGAGCTTATAGAATAGATACTATATTAGTTTTTAACAAGATAGATTCTTATCAACTAGAAGAAAGAGCAGAGATTCTGTATTTAAAAGATATTTACGAAGCAATTGGGTATCGTTGTGTAGAAGTTTCTGCAACGCAAAACATAAACATAGATACCATTAAAGAACTAATGACTGGCAAAACATCTATGTTTGTTGGGCATTCTGGTGTTGGTAAATCTACTTTAGTAAATGCAATAGAACCAACCCTAAACTTAAAAACAAAAGAAATTTCAGACCAACATAATCAAGGTAAACACACTACTACTTTTGCAGAAATGTTCGATTTAGGTTTCGATGCAAGAATAATAGACACACCAGGTATTAAAGGTTTTGGTGTTGTTGATATTGATAAATATGAATTAGGAGATTATTTTCCTGAGTTTTTTGCTTTAAAACAAGACTGTAAATTCAATAATTGTATTCATACAAAAGAACCACAATGTGCTGTAAAAGAAGCATTAGAAGAAGAGCGTGTTTCTTGGTCTCGTTATAAAAGTTACCTTCAAATTTTAAGTGGAGATGAAGAGAAAGAACATTTTAGAACTGATGTTTGGAATGAAGAAGATAATGAGGAGTAA
- the dtd gene encoding D-aminoacyl-tRNA deacylase translates to MKIVIQRVLEASVTIDGAKVAEIKTGLLVLLGIVAEDTQDDIDFLVRKIANLRVFNDENEVMNKSLVDINGEVIVVSQFTLQASTKKGNRPSYIKAARPEIAIPLYENFVETLAAEIDNKVRTGKFGADMKVALVNDGPVTIIIDSKNKE, encoded by the coding sequence ATGAAAATAGTAATTCAAAGAGTATTAGAAGCCAGTGTAACAATAGATGGTGCTAAAGTTGCAGAAATAAAAACCGGACTTTTAGTATTATTAGGTATTGTTGCAGAAGACACTCAGGATGACATTGATTTCTTGGTTAGAAAAATAGCAAATCTTCGGGTTTTTAATGATGAAAATGAAGTGATGAATAAATCACTCGTAGATATTAATGGCGAAGTAATTGTTGTAAGTCAGTTTACATTACAGGCGTCCACCAAAAAAGGAAATAGACCCAGTTATATTAAAGCAGCAAGACCAGAAATTGCAATTCCTTTGTATGAGAATTTTGTAGAAACATTAGCTGCAGAAATCGATAATAAAGTACGAACAGGTAAGTTTGGTGCAGATATGAAAGTAGCTTTGGTAAATGATGGTCCGGTTACAATTATTATTGATTCTAAAAATAAAGAGTAA
- a CDS encoding YceI family protein, which translates to MKKIVLSLVLVASVLTACKGEKKEKVEVKEAVKVEVNVAELNNVDTAVSVLNWAGTKPGGAHNGTVALKSGGLLVENGKLTNGEFVIDMSTIVCLDIPVDNEGNAKLVGHLSNEDFFDVATYPTSSFVITKVEELEGKLAVTGNLQIKDVTKSITIPATISTENGVTVFTSETFNVDRADFNVKYGSKKFFEGLKDKFIDDIMTFSFVVKTKA; encoded by the coding sequence ATGAAAAAAATAGTTTTATCATTAGTATTAGTAGCATCAGTTTTAACTGCATGTAAAGGAGAAAAGAAGGAAAAAGTAGAAGTTAAAGAAGCTGTAAAAGTAGAGGTTAATGTTGCTGAATTAAATAATGTTGATACTGCTGTATCTGTTTTAAATTGGGCAGGAACAAAACCAGGTGGAGCGCATAATGGAACAGTAGCTTTAAAAAGTGGAGGATTATTAGTTGAAAATGGTAAACTTACAAATGGTGAGTTTGTAATTGATATGTCTACAATTGTATGTTTAGATATACCTGTGGATAATGAAGGAAATGCAAAATTAGTAGGACATTTAAGTAATGAAGACTTTTTTGATGTAGCTACATATCCAACCTCTAGTTTTGTAATTACTAAAGTAGAAGAGCTTGAAGGAAAATTAGCTGTTACTGGAAATTTACAAATTAAAGATGTAACAAAAAGTATTACAATACCAGCAACAATCTCTACCGAGAATGGAGTTACCGTATTTACAAGTGAAACTTTTAATGTAGATAGAGCAGATTTTAATGTAAAATATGGATCTAAAAAATTCTTTGAAGGATTAAAAGATAAATTTATTGATGATATTATGACTTTCTCTTTTGTTGTAAAAACGAAAGCGTAA
- the nhaC gene encoding Na+/H+ antiporter NhaC yields MESKNIIPTKIEDEKIIENKELNIWEALLPVFALVGMLFYNVFFVYGDDALSGSNQFLLIMGAAVAALVGFKNKVSYKQMIEEVSENLKSTSGAILILLMVGALAGTWLISGIIPSMIYYGLQILNPTIFLAASVVICAIISVATGSSWTTSATVGIALVGIGNTLGISAGMTAGAVLSGAYFGDKMSPLSDTTNLAPTMAGGDLFTHIKYMSITTIPTIIITLLIFVIIGFSIETTGTPDISDKLAAIDGAFNISPWLFIVPITVIVLIVKKTEPLIALLAGTLLAGIVAIIAQPDIVMNVAGADSLTFNSAYKGVMNAITVDSAVETSSKELNDLFTAGGMNGMLGTIWLIICAMVFGGVMDAIGALARISKALLTLASSVFGLFASTVASCLVLNITASDQYLAIVVPGKMFKKAYEDKGLAPENLSRTLEDSGTVTSVLIPWNTCGAYQSGVLGVSVSEYFFFAIFNWLSPFMTLIFAAFNIKIKQLVKK; encoded by the coding sequence ATGGAGAGCAAGAATATTATACCAACAAAAATAGAAGACGAAAAAATTATTGAAAATAAAGAACTTAATATTTGGGAAGCTTTACTTCCTGTTTTTGCCTTAGTTGGTATGTTATTTTACAACGTATTTTTTGTATATGGAGACGATGCTTTAAGTGGTAGTAATCAATTTCTTTTAATAATGGGGGCAGCAGTTGCTGCACTTGTTGGTTTTAAGAATAAGGTTTCTTATAAACAAATGATAGAAGAAGTTTCAGAAAACTTAAAATCTACTTCTGGCGCTATATTAATTTTATTAATGGTTGGTGCTCTCGCAGGAACTTGGTTAATAAGTGGTATTATTCCTTCTATGATTTATTATGGACTACAAATTTTAAATCCAACAATATTTTTAGCTGCCTCTGTAGTTATTTGTGCAATTATTTCTGTAGCAACAGGTAGTTCTTGGACAACTTCTGCAACAGTAGGTATTGCTTTAGTAGGTATTGGTAATACTTTAGGCATTTCTGCAGGTATGACGGCAGGTGCGGTTTTATCTGGGGCTTATTTTGGTGATAAAATGTCTCCGTTATCAGACACAACAAATCTTGCACCAACAATGGCAGGAGGAGATTTATTTACGCATATAAAATATATGTCGATAACCACAATACCAACAATTATAATAACATTATTAATTTTTGTAATTATTGGTTTTTCTATAGAAACTACAGGTACGCCAGATATTTCAGATAAATTAGCGGCTATAGATGGCGCTTTTAATATTTCTCCTTGGTTGTTTATAGTTCCTATTACTGTAATTGTTCTAATTGTAAAAAAAACAGAACCTTTAATAGCATTATTAGCGGGTACTTTATTAGCAGGTATTGTTGCTATAATTGCACAGCCAGATATAGTAATGAACGTTGCTGGTGCAGATTCTTTAACTTTTAATTCGGCTTATAAAGGAGTTATGAACGCAATAACGGTAGATTCTGCTGTAGAAACGTCTAGTAAAGAATTAAATGATTTATTTACGGCTGGCGGAATGAATGGTATGTTAGGTACAATTTGGTTAATTATTTGTGCAATGGTTTTTGGTGGAGTTATGGATGCAATTGGTGCATTAGCTAGAATTAGTAAAGCTTTATTAACTTTAGCTAGTTCTGTTTTTGGTTTATTTGCAAGTACTGTTGCAAGTTGTTTAGTTTTAAATATAACAGCTTCAGACCAATATTTAGCAATTGTAGTTCCTGGTAAAATGTTTAAAAAAGCTTATGAAGACAAAGGTTTAGCACCAGAAAATTTAAGCAGAACTTTAGAAGATTCTGGTACGGTAACGTCTGTTTTAATTCCTTGGAATACTTGTGGCGCTTATCAATCTGGAGTTTTAGGTGTCTCTGTGTCAGAATATTTTTTCTTTGCAATCTTTAACTGGTTAAGTCCTTTTATGACTTTAATCTTTGCCGCTTTTAATATTAAAATTAAGCAACTTGTTAAAAAATAA
- a CDS encoding GNAT family N-acetyltransferase: MLKNNIIIAATISDAKTLTEVALKSKAFWGYSSELIESWRADLTVTSKTIQTCQVYKCMVDKVVVGFYVLNTAKENLVKLEMLFVLPLFIGKGIGKKLLAHALNKATISKVKTIELVADPNAIPFYKSQGFLVKEQIGSAILGRFLSLMQKDL; this comes from the coding sequence TTGTTAAAAAATAATATAATAATTGCTGCAACTATTTCCGATGCGAAAACTCTTACAGAAGTAGCCTTAAAATCGAAAGCTTTTTGGGGATATTCTAGTGAGTTGATAGAAAGTTGGCGTGCAGACTTAACCGTAACCTCTAAAACCATACAAACTTGCCAAGTGTATAAATGTATGGTTGATAAAGTTGTTGTTGGTTTCTATGTATTAAACACTGCAAAAGAAAACCTAGTTAAATTAGAGATGTTATTTGTTTTACCTCTTTTTATAGGCAAAGGAATCGGGAAAAAGTTATTAGCCCATGCTTTAAACAAGGCAACAATTTCTAAAGTAAAAACAATAGAATTAGTAGCAGACCCAAACGCAATTCCTTTTTATAAATCGCAAGGTTTTTTAGTGAAAGAGCAAATAGGTAGTGCTATTTTAGGTCGTTTTTTGTCTTTAATGCAAAAAGATTTATAA
- a CDS encoding putative porin, with protein MNKSLFFLSILVLLITNTLYAQADFQLGNGGNGLGRNPKSQNDSIRNSGEISVTLSGKTKYTDYKIFSHQRDTTYIDTTLSIQKDYKFNYLRTDNFELLAFHNQGQTFTNLGYDFSNLKLMPDIGFTAKQFSYLDIDEIKYYEVPTPTTEITYRTGLQQGQILDAIFTANFSPRLNVSLSYKGIRSLGAYRRSLASHGNFRGAFHYRTEDNQYEIRGHITSQDFFNEESGGLPQVEIDKFESNASDYRTRSYLDVNLNDAENDFEGRRVYLDHSYKLLANKDTINKTDFSNLKVGHIFTTETKEYSFTQPTITTSFFGESNSSGASNNQAKSTITNNEMNLEFNSKYVLGKFKAKVNITNYSYGYDSILNSNSTISKIKLEGNAISVGADWNAKINNFYLNATGNLSPGSGRLSGSFLQGEALFKKDSLFAVKGSLLISSKSPNFNTLLHQSKYDDYNWYNDFSSVNTRDLGFDLSSKWLNASLNFTNIDNYTYFDENNKPQQFDSQVTYLKVKASKEFRIKKFALDNTIMYQNVSSGSSVFRVPELVTRNTLYYQDYWFKGKPMLVNIGATFNYFSKYKMNAYNPLLAEFTIQNEQEIGFPSVDVFFNAQVRRTRLFLKIENVTSSFTEKNYYSAPNYPYRDFVIRFGLVWNWFI; from the coding sequence ATGAATAAATCGTTATTTTTCTTATCAATACTTGTTCTCCTTATAACAAACACGCTATATGCTCAAGCAGATTTTCAATTGGGAAATGGTGGAAATGGTTTAGGAAGAAACCCTAAATCTCAAAATGATTCTATTAGAAATTCTGGTGAAATTTCTGTAACTTTATCTGGGAAGACAAAATATACAGACTATAAAATATTTTCTCACCAAAGAGATACTACTTATATAGACACTACCCTATCGATACAAAAGGATTATAAATTCAATTATTTAAGAACTGATAATTTTGAGTTATTGGCTTTTCATAATCAAGGACAAACTTTTACTAATTTAGGATATGATTTTAGCAATCTAAAATTAATGCCAGATATTGGTTTTACTGCAAAACAATTTAGTTATTTAGATATCGATGAAATAAAATATTACGAAGTACCAACACCAACTACAGAAATAACGTACAGAACTGGTTTGCAACAAGGGCAAATTTTAGATGCTATTTTTACTGCTAATTTTTCTCCAAGACTTAATGTTTCACTTTCGTATAAAGGTATTCGTTCTTTGGGAGCTTATAGAAGGTCTTTGGCTAGCCATGGAAATTTTAGAGGTGCTTTTCATTATAGAACAGAAGATAATCAATATGAAATTCGTGGACATATAACGTCTCAAGATTTCTTTAATGAAGAAAGTGGTGGTTTGCCTCAAGTTGAAATTGATAAGTTTGAAAGCAATGCTTCAGACTATAGAACTCGATCTTATTTAGATGTAAATTTAAACGATGCAGAAAATGATTTTGAAGGTAGAAGAGTATACTTAGACCATAGTTATAAGTTATTAGCTAATAAAGACACTATTAATAAAACAGATTTTAGCAACTTAAAAGTCGGACATATTTTTACTACAGAAACTAAAGAATATAGTTTTACACAACCTACAATAACAACAAGCTTTTTTGGGGAATCTAATAGTTCTGGCGCAAGTAATAACCAAGCTAAAAGTACCATTACAAATAATGAAATGAACTTAGAGTTTAACTCTAAATATGTACTTGGTAAATTTAAAGCCAAAGTAAATATTACCAATTATTCTTATGGTTATGACTCTATTTTAAATTCTAATAGTACCATTTCTAAAATTAAATTAGAAGGAAATGCTATTTCTGTGGGTGCAGATTGGAATGCAAAAATTAATAACTTTTATTTAAATGCTACAGGTAATCTGTCTCCAGGAAGCGGTAGATTGTCTGGGAGTTTTTTACAAGGAGAAGCATTGTTTAAAAAAGACAGTCTTTTTGCGGTAAAAGGAAGTTTGTTAATTAGTTCTAAGTCACCAAATTTTAATACCTTATTACATCAAAGTAAATATGATGATTACAACTGGTACAATGATTTTAGTTCTGTAAATACAAGAGATTTAGGATTTGACTTAAGTTCTAAATGGCTAAATGCTTCTCTAAATTTTACCAATATAGACAACTATACGTATTTTGATGAAAACAACAAACCTCAACAATTTGATAGCCAAGTTACCTATTTAAAGGTAAAAGCAAGTAAAGAGTTTAGAATTAAAAAGTTTGCTTTAGACAATACCATAATGTACCAAAACGTAAGTAGCGGAAGTTCTGTTTTTAGGGTTCCAGAACTGGTTACTAGAAACACATTATATTACCAAGATTATTGGTTTAAAGGAAAACCAATGCTGGTAAATATTGGCGCAACTTTTAATTATTTTTCTAAGTATAAAATGAATGCTTATAATCCGTTATTAGCAGAGTTTACCATACAAAACGAACAAGAAATAGGTTTTCCTTCTGTAGATGTTTTCTTTAATGCACAAGTGCGAAGAACGCGTTTGTTTTTAAAAATAGAGAATGTAACTTCTAGCTTTACAGAAAAAAATTATTACTCTGCACCTAACTATCCTTATAGAGATTTTGTAATTCGTTTTGGTTTGGTTTGGAACTGGTTTATATAG
- a CDS encoding ribonuclease HII: protein MLASNYSGFSLEAGTDEAGRGCLCGPVVAAAVILPKDFTHPFLNDSKQLSEKKREELRPFIEKNAIAYGVSFVWQEEVDLINVLQASITGMHRSIEMLKIEPQYIIVDGNKFRNYKDIPHQAIVKGDAKYLSIAAASVLAKTYRDEYMAKIHKEFPMYNWAKNKGYPTKEHRNGIREFGATKYHRKTFKLLPEQVKLKL, encoded by the coding sequence ATGTTAGCATCAAATTATAGTGGTTTTTCTTTAGAAGCAGGTACAGATGAAGCTGGTAGAGGCTGTTTATGTGGGCCAGTTGTGGCAGCAGCAGTAATTTTACCAAAAGATTTTACACATCCTTTTTTAAATGATTCCAAGCAATTATCAGAAAAAAAGAGAGAAGAATTGCGTCCTTTTATAGAAAAAAACGCCATTGCTTATGGCGTTTCTTTTGTTTGGCAAGAAGAAGTAGATCTCATAAATGTTTTGCAAGCCTCTATAACGGGCATGCATCGATCTATTGAGATGCTTAAAATTGAGCCACAATATATTATTGTAGACGGTAATAAATTTAGAAATTACAAAGATATTCCGCACCAAGCCATTGTAAAAGGCGATGCAAAATACCTAAGTATTGCCGCAGCTTCTGTATTGGCAAAAACGTATAGAGACGAGTATATGGCAAAGATTCATAAAGAATTTCCTATGTATAATTGGGCAAAAAATAAAGGCTACCCAACCAAAGAACACCGAAACGGAATTAGAGAATTTGGTGCAACAAAATACCATAGAAAAACGTTTAAGTTGCTACCAGAACAGGTAAAATTAAAGTTGTAA